acacacacacataaccaaatgtcaagcctttctttcttttttattaagaatttataagattttccaattaacaGCACAAATCATTAAACTTTtcattaactcccccccccctctcccaccgaggggagcaaaatatcctcACTCCCCTCTCACAGGAGTTACTAAAATCATTTCACGTTCAAGCCTTTCAAGCgtgacagggctgccttccgagaCCTGGTCAGGTATGCTTCTGCTCCTGGCTAGGGAGGCTCCAttccctgggggggggcatgaggagggagatggggaggagacgtgggggtgggggagggagggaggaggcccaTTGGAGCCCCCACCCACTCAagggaccccccctcccccccgccttcCCGGAAGTTGGCGGCCTGTCAGGCGGAGGCGGGTAGACTGCTCctgcccagggaggctcaccttcCCTTTGAGGTCCAGCACGTAGACGGCGCTGGCGGACATGGCGAGgcgctgagggggggggaggcccacAGGCGACCCCTCccgggtagcagcagcagcagccggccaCTGAGAGCCGGCAGCAGCCTCGGCGAGCTCGCAGGCGCCGCTTCCCCGCTTCGGAGCCGGAGAGGCCGCACCAACGATGAGCGCGGGCTAGAGAGGCGCTCTCTAACGTCGCGCGCGTCGTGACGTAACGGCTAGAGCTGCCCTCTCCTTCTCtaacggcgcgcgcgtcgtgacGTAACGGCTAGAGCTGCCCTCTCCTTCTCTAACGTCGCGCGCGTCGTGACGTAACGGCTAGAGCTGCCCTCTCCTTCTCtaacggcgcgcgcgtcgtgacGTAACGGCTAGAGCGgccctctttcctctctcttttagcgcgcgcgtcatgacgtcGGCGCCAACGGACGTTGCTGACGTGGCACCAATGGGATCCCCGGGCCTCGGCGAGAGGCGGGTGTTCCGTCAGCTTCCTCCAATGGGAGCCTCCCCGCCCGGCGGACGGGCAGCCCCGCGGGCCTATCGCTGGCCTCGGCCGCCGCTTCCCGGCCTGAGGAACATGGCGAAGACCTACGACTACCTCTTCAAGCTGCTGCTGATCGGCGACTCCGGGGTGGGGAAGACGTGCGCGCTCTTCCGCTTCAGCGAGGACGCCTTCAACGCCACCTTCATCTCCACCATCGGTGCGCCGGtcggctgcccccctccccctcgccTCCGTCGCCATGGCAACCGCGGagcgcccccttccccccccccgagatggCAGGCCTACCTcgcggggttgttgtgaggacccGGAAGGGGACCCCCCAGGGTTTATTTCGGGGGGGAGCCTGCATTTGACACCCCCcaaatatgatgatgataataataaaattattattattttatttataccccgaagAAGTCCTATTCAATAgtgataataattttaataataataattgttattattttatttataccccgaagAAGTCCTATTCAATAgtgataataattttaataataataattgttattattttatttataccccgaagAAGTCCTATTCAATAgtgataataattttaataataataattgttattattttatttataccccgaagATGTCCTaatcaatagtaataataattttaataataataattgttattattttatttataccccgaagATGTCCTaatcaatagtaataataatttttttatttatttataccctgaagatgtcctattcaatcatcatcatcatcatccaaatcaatatagaataaataaaaatctgaggagggagggaacagaagttgactgtttttatttatttggtttaaaGGGGAAGGGCAGCtggacttccctcccctcccctagcTACACCTGTGCtttgcccctcaccccccccaaaaatgaaatatttgagttGTCCAGCACGCCCCccctcccaagttgatgggcatggcCATTCACAGAAAGCCTTCACgcaccccactcccacccaccaGACATTGCATGAGTCCATTTGACACCCCAAAAATCCTGGGGTGGGTAGCAGAGgttaagggttttttttatttggcTTAAGGGGGGCAGCTGGACTCCCCCCCCATCCCGACTACAcctgtgcttccccccccaaaaaaaaatatttgaggggtccagGGCACCCCCCTCCCacgttgatggacattgccattctaaTGGGGTGACTGATGCGATTGCATGGATTtatgtatggggtgtgtgtgcaggtttTACGTTAGGGCAGAGCTTTTTCCTCCCAAGAGGCTGGGAAGGGGTTAGTTTAATGTCcggtttgctattattattattattattattattcgaatttgtataccgccctatacccggaggtctctgGGCGGTTCGCAGAATCGAAACATAAAACCGCAAAATAAGTAATAAAAGCAAAGTTCTGCTAGGAAAGTTAGGTCGCTGCGCCACGGAAAGGCGCATGTCTGAGAGCTCcgagtatagggcggtatatgaattcaagaaataaatgaaatgaataaagcaaataaaagtgtgtcgccaacagGAAAAGTTCGGGAAGCTCTGTGTTAGGGGGATGAATCGCAAATCGAacaaaattgtttgcaaaaatgtgtcgaCGCATATTATTTAAGATCTCACGTATTAGAAGGCGTTGAAATGTCGCACgttatgctgatgaattttttgCACACCGTGTACAGAGTTGTTTGATTtgtggtgtgtgttggggggggcaggggataaAACCTCGGTTAAGTATTCTTACTGAtttacagctgtaccttggttttcgaacagcttagttcccgaacgttttggctcttgAACATCGCAAAcgcggaagtgactgttctggttcgcaaactgtttttggaagccgaacgtccgacggggcttctgcggcttccgatgtGATGGATTGGGTGGGGCGGGGCTTaactcctcctctcccccaatCTTTATTTCAAGCTGGCACCCCCTGGTTGCGaggatgccgccgccgccgctgccgccagggTTAGGGTGTGTTATggcaggaaccaggcagaggactgAAAGCGTGAGACAGAGCTAACAGTGAAGCACAGCAACAGCCCTGCGGTGCGGGAAACGCCTTTGCGGCTGGGATGCaaagtgcaggtggggggggggcggacacacAACTGGGAAGACCCTGGTTGAAACCCCACCTTGGCTTCCCTTCCTCCGCGTGGAAGCACCTAGGGGGAGAAGACGGAAGGAAAATAAATGGAATTCCAGAAGGCAGCAAGAAAGGAGACCCAAGAGCttcataatagtaataacaaaGATAATAATTGTCAGCTGTCAAGTGCCACCTGTTAACTGGCTGGTGGTCTTCTCTGTGCAGGAATCGATTTCAAGATCAGGACGATAGAGCTCGATGGCAAGAAGATTAAGCTGCAGATCTGGTAAGGCAGCCCAGAAAATTATCCTTAGCAGTTTGTTGAGAAGCGGAAGGGGGGGGTGTCCCTGAGACTCCTAGGAAGAAGGGGCAGTGCCCCTGACAGGGTGGCAAGCCTACGGACGATCCCTGACGAGGCCACTGCGATGGCAGAGCGGTGGCACAACTTGCGTAGCTGCCGCGTCAGGGAGAGCACAGAACATCCCAAAATGGCGCAGCAGCACCCTAACCTTCTGCCCCACGCTAGAGCTTCTCAGCCAGCGTAACTTGAGGGCAAGATGGCGGGGGCCCTGCCTGGCTGCTGTCGTCATTTCTCTTCCTGTGCCTTTCCTCCAGGGACACCGCTGGGCAGGAACGCTTCCGGACGATCACGACAGCTTACTACAGAGGAGCCATGGTGGGTGCCGGTCTCCCTTTGACTCGGGTCGCTGCCGACAACCTCTTTTGCCGCCACCCCACCATCaaacctcccacccccaccccacgctcTCGAGATGCTGGTGGTGAGGTCCTCCTTTGGGTTGAGGAGTGAAAACTTCAACCCTAAGCACACCCTCGTTCTTACTCCATCCCTCTGCATACCCTCACGCACTGCGCTCCTCTTTCCCCCTAGTGCCGGCTCGGTGCCAATCTCCTCTTGCTTTCTGTGTCATGTTGGGAACACCCGAGTTCAGGTTTCTCCCACCTTCAGCCCACTAATCCCTCCAGAattgggggaaaaaacagcaGCTCTCAATCGGTTCCCTTTCCCTGTTTCTGCTCTTTAGGGCATTATGCTGGTGTACGACATCACCAACGAGAAGTCGTTTGAAAACATTCGGAACTGGGTCAGAAACATCGAAGAGGTATTttctcccgctgctctgtccgtCTCTGTAGTCGGAGGCTAtctgtttctgaataccagctgcagaaGCTGCCGGAGAGGAGAGTTGCTTTTGTGGAAGTCGTGGTGTATATCTTCCCCCTTGCATTCCGGAATTAATTTCCTTAAACACACGCTTAAACTTTACGTTCTCCGTGTTATTTGACTtactataaattttatttttataaaattatCCTATTTACGCACCGAAACTCAATCAAGACCTGCCAACAGATTGATCATTTGACAATGTTCTTTTACATAgactctgtatatatatatgtatcccACTCTCTGATAAATTTTTCATCTGTAACGTCTCTTAGCCTTCCTGATAGTCTCTCCAGTTTGGCAcactctcttattttattttgccagtcGGATTTAGATGGGATATCCTCTCCCTTCCAGCCTTTTGCGACTAGAATTCTGGCAGCGACTGTTAACATACATAAAGACTCCCCTGAACTTTTTGGGGATTTCGTTACCCGTAATTCCTAGcaggaaggcttcaggtttcgGGGGGAAGTAGCATTTGAAACGGGCTGCTTCTGTTCTCGGGTGCTCAGAGGAAGCTCTCCTGCTCCCCGATGGCTCCTCTTGTTGCTCCATAAAGCGTGCTTCTCAGAGGTGCGGTTTCTTGCAGGATCCCCTGAGGGACAGGACTGTTGCCCTATAGAAGGTAATGAACAGTTAGCCCTTCTGCTCGCTCGTCCCGGCTGGCAAACCCCTCCGGGAAATGCATCTGGCGGCGGCGACGCCAAGTTCCGCAACTAATACGGAACGCTTCTGCTTTGTTCCGAATGAGCGGCAtggcattgtgttgttgttggttttttgcaaGCATTTGAAGTGCAGTGAAATTTCAGGAACTGGCAGGGGGAAGTTTCGTCTGCTCGGAAGGCCCCCTCTGAAAGGCCGTTTCCCTCCGACAGAGCGGGAGGAGAAGCGCCGTGTCGGCATCTCAGCCACCAGCTCTGTGTGCCGACCaggccttctctctctttctcaccgttccgctctcctccccccaccccccgctgcagCATGCATCTCCAGATGTGGAAAAAATGATCCTCGGGAACAAGTGCGACATGAATCACAAGCGCCAGGTCTCCCGTGAGCAAGGAGAGAAGGTGAGGGCCGTTTCTGAGGTCCAGAGATTAGCCGGTCGTGTGTCAcgggaaaggcggggggggggatgtcgaGGGAACGGAGACCTATCACAGTTGTCCGCAGATCAGAGAGAGACAAGGCAACGCCGGCTAACTTGCAGTTAGCCCTTTCATTGAAGAAACAGAACAGGAATCgtaattattcattcattcattcatacaaaaaataccctgcccatctgactaggtttccccagccactctgggcagctcccaacaggattattaaaaacacgataaaagatcaaacataagaaacttccctaaacagggatgccttcagatgtcttctaaaagttcagGGCCCGCCTGTGTAACTGACCCAAGacctctccctccttttttctcGTTCAGCTGGCCAGCAGCTTCGGCATCAAGTTCATGGAAACCAGCGCCAAGGCAAACATCAACATAGAGAATGTGAGTGTCGGCCCTGCCTGCCTGACCCccctttcccagaagccttttcaTCCAGTCCAAAGGGctggacatatatatatatatattttctatttcCCCGTTTTAAATTTCAGGCGTTTTTCACTCTCGCCAGAGACATCAAAGCGAAAATGGACAAGAAACTGGTGAGTTGCCTTGGCTGGAACGGAGATTTATTTGTTGCTCCTTGTCCCAGGAGCTCAAAGCTCCCACCCCCCCATCTCATTGAATCCCCACAACTCTTCGATGCAGGTTAGGCGGAGGGGAAGTGACTACTGGCCCAAGCATGCTTCAAGGCCAagtgggagttttgaacactggtctcccaggtcctagtacgGCACTCTTAACCGCTGCATGATACATGCCCTACCatgcgtacagctttcgggtcatgtggccggcaggactaagctgcttctggcgaaccagagcagcgcatggaaacgccgtttatcttcccaccggagcggtacctatttatctacttgcactttgacgtgctttcgaactgctaggtgggcaggagcagggaccgagcaacgggagctcaccccgtcattgcggggattcgaaccaccgaccttttgatcggcaagccctaggctctgtggtttaacccacagcgccacccgcgtccctacttaAGGCTCTCTGGAAAATCTAAATCTACCAGTGCTGGTTTGAAATCTTTTAAGGAAATTCCTTATTATGCTCATAGTACAATCCTCGCCATGCCTACTCGGATGCAAGCTTTCAGGCACCATAGGCACTATACATTTGGAGCAGGACCGTTCTGTTTAAAACAATCATGGCTTtctctctgggaactgtagtttgttcagagcTGGcgctattccaggctgcatcccTAGAAGTCTggcatccagatcaagggaagtcatagtcccaatttattctgccttggtcagaccacacctgggatactgtgtccagttctggacaccccaatttaagaaggatgttgactgaccaaacccaaagtgTGTTCATTTCTGGTTCCTCAGCATccttgggaaaagtgacaagtggggtccATAGGGTTCTGTGCTGGGCCCGTTGTTCTACGTCTTTATAAACCCGCATCCCAGAAGCccacctgaataataataataataataattataataatttattacttgtaccccacccatctggctgggtctccccagccactctaaccCTCCCGTGGTCCTCTTGCATTGACAGGAAGGCAACAGCCCTCAAGGCAGCAGCCAGGGAGTGAAGATCACTCCCGAGCTACAGAAGAAAACCAGCTTTTTCCGATGCGCCCTCCTCTGAGGGGGAGCAGCCTTAACGCGAGCCTCTGCTCAAGCTTCCTGGGCCGTGCCTGCTTGCAAGGGGCTCCTCCTTCTGTCCCCCCTGTCTGGCTCTGACCCCACCAACGCAACCCGCCGCGCTGCATTTGCTGGGAACGGAACTGGAAGGGGCTTCTGTTCACGACGGACACTTCCGCGCTGGAGAAAATGCCGTTTCCCCTCCTGCCGCACCTGCCAGACGGAAACCGCGTCGCCTGGTTgcggtgtggggagggggttgcttAGGGGAGAAAAGATGCGGATCAAGAAATCAAGCACGGGAAATTTCCTAAtgggtgttctctctctctctctctctctctttctgtctctgggATGTGTTTTGGATAACTATCAAGCCTTGTAGAGAAAAAAAGTATGCGGTCAGAATAACTCTCAATGATTTCCTGCTGAATCCCCAAATCAacgaatggtcaggggtgccgttgGAGCCCCCTAAGACATTTCTATCAGGCTGAATCACACAGCCGGCTTCAAAGcactgattttgttttatttttggtagcagatttctcccaccctccacccccctttCCTCGCGTCGCTTTGTGGGGGCCACAAAGCTCACCGATCCCTTTCACACACacggaaaagaaaaaaaaaggcatcTGAAATCTGCTCCCGGTGTGGTCTTGGCGATGATTCTAGACACTCCTGTGATAGAAGTTGCACAATGCCTCGATACACAAATGAATAAATCTATTTTTTTAGAGAAAACAAAGCTTGCGTGAGGTGCTGCTTGAGTTCCCCGTGAATGATCTGAATGAGGGGAGCACTTGGGAACATCTGGCAAACCTCTGGTTGCCTTCAGTGGGGCCCCAATTGCTGTCTAGGGGATTCCTCTGTCCAACCCTCCCCAACATCTactttaaaaacatccctaaaaagggctgccttcagatgtcttctaaaagtcagagagttgtttatttccctggcatctgacgggagggcgccaccaccgagaaggccctctatctGGTTCCCGCTAACCTCActcctcgcagggagggaaccgagcaacgggaactcaccctgtcattgcggggattcgaaccgctgaccttccgatcagtgatccctaggctcagtggtttagaccacagcgccaccctcgtccctGAAAGTAAGTCCTAGTCCCTCTCTCTATTCTGCCATGGTCAGACCAGACCTGGGATACTGTtccctgttctgggcaccacaatttaggaaggtgggcagaggagggagaccaagatgatcaagggtctggaaacctgaTTAGGAACGGTTGAAGCACCAGGGGATgtctagcctggaaaagaggagactgggtgGAGATACgacagccatcttccaatatctcaagggctgtgacGTGGAAGATGGgctgagcttgttttctcctgctcttgaaggttaggactcgaacccatggcttcaagttacaagaaaggagattccgactaaaaagctttctgacaggaagagctgttagACCATGGAACGcaagttggtggactctccttccttggaggtttctaagcagaggttgggtgggccATTTGTCTTGGAtgctgagattcccgcattgcagggggttggactggatgacccctggtgTCCCTCCCGACACTACAATTCTGCCAGGGCAAGACAACGAAGAAAGCCAGGAGGCGGTGCCACAGGTTTGTCACTTTATTTGCTGCCACCTGGACCAAAATCCTGCCCATCCTAATTAAACCACCTTGCTGGGGGGCCAGGATAGGTCCCTCGGCCAAGTCCATGATGGGGCCCCTCAGTGACCCCGCTGCCACCAATCACATGTTGGCTCTCTCCCTCTGCAGCCGCGAGTTGTAGGCCCTCGAGACGGTGTTCCAGGCATCCATGTACCGGTCCATACACATCGCGACGCATTTctgagaagggagagggaagggaaagggtgGTCAGGAAAGAGGAGAAGCTGCAAGGCTCCATCACAGGGGGCTGAGTTTATTCtgggaaccgccctgagacccctagGCAgtataagggagggagggagggagggagggaaggaagggagggggaggtaagagggagggagggaaggaaggaagagggagggagggaggaaaaaaaggaaggaaggaaggaaggaaaagaaaaaaaagggagtgaaggaaggaaggaaaagaaaggaagcgagggaaggaagggggagggaagagggagggagggaagagaagaaagagggaagaaggaaggaaggagggagggagggaagagagagaaggaggggggagctagggagggaggaaaaaaagggagggaagaaggaaggaaggaaaagaaaaagaaagaaaaaaagaagggagggaaggaaggaaggaaaagaaagggagggaagagggaaggaaggaaggggaagaaaaaaagaaagaaagggaagagagtgaaggaagaaagggaagaaggaagggaaagaaagaaagcctcacCTGCTCAGAGTTATCAAGGGAGCTCCCCGGTTTCCCAATGCACTTCCGGAAACATTTGTCCGTCATCCTCTGCAAAGgagggaaaaaggaaaagtttGAATGGAAGAACAGAGACAGGGTTAACAGTGGCAAACTTTAGCGTCTTGAATTTCGGGGGTGCCTGTGCGCCGCCAAAACCTGCCCCTCCCCAACTTTCGCCTTCCGTTGGGTGTCACAGTCAGGCCACCTGCTGCAGCCCCCCCGCCAAGAAGTCCGACGCTCCCCTACATCGGCCTTTGAAGGTCAAGGAGGGTCCCGCTCCCTTACTCCAGAAAGGAAAGAAGGCCGGCAGGCTGCAAGGTCAGTGGCCTTCTCTTCCGGAGGGGGGGCAAGCAAGAGCTTGGGGGCAGCAGGGGGCCGGCTGGAATAAATGAttggggtgggaagaagaggCAGGTAAGCCCGGCCTTGCGCAGTCCATCCCAGGATGTGGCGTGTGCCATTACGGAAAAGCGTTGAAAGTCCatgcacttttgtaaaccaagaaaacctttaataataataatttttagggaagttttaaatgtgtgatatttttgtatttgatttctgttggaagccgcccagagtggatggggaaatccagccagatgggcggggtacaaacaataaatattaataataataataacaataacaataataataataaattttaaaaagcattggaaGTACTTGATTGTTtgaggtcctgcccccaccccataaaGTTTTCTAAATTTGGTttccttaaataaaaaaaactgcaaaaaagcCTTGGCTGGGGCCCCCACCCTAACAAAAATCCCAGCTATGCCCATGGTGCATGcaaatttgaatggcaatgccctttTTTGCATTTGAGACCCCTTGGCTCTCTTATTGGGGTCCCAGAACGCCTCAAATATTGCATTGGGGGTGGGCT
The genomic region above belongs to Lacerta agilis isolate rLacAgi1 chromosome 18, rLacAgi1.pri, whole genome shotgun sequence and contains:
- the RAB8A gene encoding ras-related protein Rab-8A yields the protein MAKTYDYLFKLLLIGDSGVGKTCALFRFSEDAFNATFISTIGIDFKIRTIELDGKKIKLQIWDTAGQERFRTITTAYYRGAMGIMLVYDITNEKSFENIRNWVRNIEEHASPDVEKMILGNKCDMNHKRQVSREQGEKLASSFGIKFMETSAKANINIENAFFTLARDIKAKMDKKLEGNSPQGSSQGVKITPELQKKTSFFRCALL
- the TIMM13 gene encoding mitochondrial import inner membrane translocase subunit Tim13, which gives rise to MASGSGDFGSGGRLDPGALMEQVKVQIAVANAQELLQRMTDKCFRKCIGKPGSSLDNSEQKCVAMCMDRYMDAWNTVSRAYNSRLQRERANM